The Heliorestis convoluta genome includes the window TTTTCTTTCAACCTGGCGAAGCAAGCGGTTCTGCTCTTTGCGTTCTAATGCTTTTGGTGGGCTTTTCTGTTGCCTTGCTAGCTTGGGGAATGTGGGCAGACGGTCTATGTAGCCTACTTCTTCTGCCCACTTTAGGTAGCTCTTCATTCCGATGAGACGGCGGTTCAAGCTGGCTGGCTTCATGGAGCGATTGTTGCGAAGATAGGACTGGTATTCACGCAGATCTATCGATGTGATCTCTTCTGGCTTTGGAATGCTTCCTTGCGACTGTTGGTGCCACGTGCAGTACGACATGACGTCTTCTGTGTAAGCTTCTATTGTTCTTAGCGAAGCTCCACGCTCTAGGAGGAAGCTTTGAAATGACTCTAAAAAATTAGACGAAGCTTTTTTCATGGCTTATTTGATTCAATCCTTTCCTATTAAATAGGGTTATGCGAAGGCTTTGTTTCGCCTAAGACCGATTAGCTGTAGCTGTTATGTGAAGTGGTGTTGATTCCGGTGAAAAAGGATTATCTCTTCTACCAGAAGTGACCTAGCAGAGCATCTTCCTTTCACTCCCTGTTTTGAAAAAGGTACACGACTTACGACCAACTACTCGGTGAAAACTTAATTGTTTTTAGTTCATGCAAAGCTGGTCTTTCCTCTTCGATGCATTGCATTGCTCTGTCTGCTTTGTCGTTGTCCTGTTACCTTACCTTAGTTACCTTGCATTGTTAGTTTTGATGGTTAGCTTCTTTGTAAGCTTTGTTAGCTTTGCTTGTTAGCTTCGTTACCAGTATGCAAATTGTTACATGTAGCTTGTTGAGCGAGCTTGATTATTACCTTCACTGGGTGTGTTTCCTTTTGTTCTTCATTTGCTCTGTCTATGATGTAACAGCATGGGATGGATTACCAAACCTAGTCATTTGACGACTTGCGTGTCGACTTGCGAAATTCCTAAGGGTTCGCAAGTCGACAAATCGACAAGTCGACAAGACGTTAAATTTATATCTACCAATTACATATCAGGATTTACTATTTAAGGTAATATGCAATGATTCGCTAACTCTCTATGAATTGATACTTTTTATTCCAGTGAAATAAGAAATTAGCTTCTTAGAGTTACTTTATGGAAAATGAGTTACTTACTTATTAAATGTACTTAATTGTTATTTTTTTACTTATCTATCTTTAATAGGTAAAGTAAGTTTACTTCGTTGAGTTACTACAATTTCTATTTCACTGGAAATACCCTGTCGATTTGACGACTTGTCGACTTGTCGATTTGCGAACCCTTAGAGATTTTCGCAAGTCGTCAATAAGTTCGACAAGTCGTCCACTTTCGAGGCTGTAATGGATATCCACAAGCTCACAATCTTCAAGTTAGCAGTAGGTCATCCAGAAGTCGTCTACCTTACAGATACCCACAAGATATCCAGATACCCTCAACCTTCAGTGCATCACCAAGATGTTCATAAGCCATTAAGTATCAATCTTCAAAGAGAAACGACATAACCATCCACAACTTATCAACCTTCAAGGTAGTGATAAGATATTCACAAGCCGTCTATCGCCAAGCATCACTAAGCATCAACAGGGTATCCACAGGTATCCACGAATCAATAATCCACCTACAAGTAAAGTCGACGTTCAAACCTCAAGGCAACGCCCAGTACCAGCATGCGTTTTTCTCTTCACCGGATGGTTTATAAGATCTCACTTTCAGCTTCTCACGAACTTTTCTGAGTTGATAAGTCGTAAAACCATGAGCTTGGGCTTTCTCTTGTACTTCCTTCGCTTCTTTTGGTCCTTCTGATAGTTCAGCTCTTAGGAATACTTCTACTTCTTTCAGTGCTCCATCTTTCTGAGGAATTTGGTTCATGATCTCATCAGCATCTACATCTCGCTCACCAGTCCAGACGAGTCCTTCTTCTGCGATCATAAAAGCTTGGCCTTTCCCTTTCTCTGCTAGGTTGCTTTTGAGATGGAGCATAACTCGCTCTTCAGATGGTTCTGGGAGTTTGCCGACAGCTAAGACTGAGCGTGCTGCGCCTGTAAAGTCAATGGAGCCCATGCCACGGTAGATCGCTTTGTTGCCTGTTGCTTTGGCTAGATGCCGAATGACAAGTACAGCCGTTTGATATGTTTCTGCCATGGTCGATAGGTTAGAGAGTATTGGGCGTGTCTCATTGGCTCGGTGCATGTCTATACCGGGACCTAAGAAGGCTTGTAAGGGGTCGATAATGACGAGCTCTTTTTCGGCAACAAACGAAAAAGAACTTTGACAAAGCGTACTTGTCAAAGTTCTTTATGTTATGGGGTTGATATACCAGTTTGGTAATTTTAAGCCTACACTGGTCTTTGCGACTTGTCTGGCTTCTTTTGCAGGGAGTAACGGGTTTTCATCGAGGCCTAGAAGGATGCGAATCTCTCTAGGGTTTAGGTAAACGCCTAAGTGCTTGTAGAGCTTTTGCCGAACTGGTTTGGGACCTTTCTTTTTGTATAGGTCTCTATAAAATTCAGCACTTTGAGTGTCTAAAGCGATCTGGAGCGGCTGGCTCATGGTTAATCACCTTCTCTGAATAATAGGTTTTGTGTAGCAACTTTACAGGGCTTCATTATTCAAAGTTTTTTCTTTTTGAATATCCCTCCGTTGCTATAATTTAATTGAGAAAGAGCGAGATAGTATAATAATAAATTGTGGTATTCTACGTGTCAACACGTGATTATTGCTTTTCTCTTTTTTATTTTTTCTACATAGCGTTGATGAATTGTAAAAAAACGAGGATGTTGAATAATGAATTTTCATGAGTTGCTAAATAGTTTGGTCAAGAGAAAAAACAAGTCCATTCGATCGCTTGCTGCAGAAGCGAATGTTTCCTTTGGCCACTTAGCTCGTTTGTTGCGGGATCCTAATACGGGTGTGCCGACCATAACCGTTTTAGATGGTCTAGCTCCAGTACTTGATATTTCCTTCACTGAGCTTTTCCATGTTGCCAAGCGACTTGTACCTATCTGTGAAGTTCCTCAAGGACCGACTTTGTTTGGTCATAAGTGGCTGAGTGGTGAAGAGATTAATACTTTGTACCGTTCTTTGTTCCATGCTGTAGCTTTCCAGCATGATGCACTGAAGAGTGAAGAATTGCGCCGTCATTGTATTGCAGTTGCTTTTCAAGATGAAATCTTTGAGGCCAATGAAGAAGGACGTACTTTTGTGGCACCTGAAATATCTGATTCTGCTTTGATGGATAAGTACTATGTCAATACAGTAAGCGCGATAGAAGCTATACCTGAAGATGCGGTGGAGTGTCTATTGGTGTTTTTCAAGCTAACGAATGTTGATCCTGATGAGTTTATTTATCTGATCAATGGTTTTCATCCTGATGATTTCACCCATAATTGGGATGCGCCCAACTTACGACATAAGCTATTAAAGCTATCAGCCTGGCAAAAAGAAGTTTCTGCTTATCTTCCAGAAGGTTCAGATGCTACTTTCGATAAGTACCTATCTTTTTGGACAAACCACTACTTTGCTGAAAAAAAGCGGTCTGCCTTTTTGTCGAAAGTCAAAGTTCAGAGCTTTCCTGATGAGAGTGAAGTTGAGCCTAAGTATGAAGTCAATATCCACAGCACTGGCAAGATTACGGAAATCGTGATTCGACTGCCTAATGATTATGCTGGGCAAACGACGAAAGAGATCTTGGCTTTGCTTAATAAGCGGTTAAAGTAAGGGGCCATAGTCCATGTGACAGATTTCATGCGACAGATGTGTATTGTATAGCCATAGAAATGGGCTGTAAGCGATTGTATAGGCTTAGAACTTGTACTTGGACTCAGGCTTAGGCTCAAGGCTTAAGCCTTAAGCCAAAGCAAAGTGCTATTCCCCCGCTGTATAGATACTGGTGACTGCAATGCGACCGTGGCCTAAGTCTCTGCTTGTTTTACCACGAGCGTCTTTCTGGTGAAGCCCTTGGCTTTCTTGATGGTGAATCTGCATACGAGCGAAGGTATGGCGCAGTCCATGATAGGTAAGGGCTCCTTTTTCGCCTTCTGAAAGGTTGTGGCCGCTTTTGGCTCGGTCAGCTAACTGGATGGAACTTCGGTGATTGGCGATAAAGTTTTTGATCTTCTTTTTGAACTTTTCTACATGGCTTTTTCCGTCCGGTGAAAAAAGATATTTCTTGCCAGGCTTCGTTCTTTCTAAGGCTTCTTGTAAGCATTGCCTGGCGTTGGTGCTAAGGGGAACATCGCGCAGTTCGAGAGCTCGGTGTTTACCGCCTTTGCCACGAATCATTAAGTTACCACTGGTGAGGGCTTCTTGGGCTTGGTAGCACGTTAGAGATGCCATTTCGTTGATGCGCAAGCCCATAGTCCAACCAGCTTCAATGGCCATGGCTATTTCTTTTTGACCTAATTGGATAGCCTTATCTTGCATGGATTGAATTTCGTCTATCTCCCAGGCTCGATCGGAGCGGCCATCTTTGCGAGCCAGTAAGCCGAATTCGCGGTTTAAGCGTGCGCTGTCTAAGGGGTTGCGTACCAATTCGTAGCGCCGTTCCTTGGCAGGAATAAAGCCGTGGTAAAAGCGAATGGCTGATAGATCGTTGATAATGGTGCCGTCGGAGATGCCTTCTGCTTTTCGGTGTTCTACGAAAGAGCGCAAATGTTTGTTGCTGATGTTGCCGATCTTTTGTAGACCTCGAGCGGTGGCAGCCCAGCGTAAGAAGAGTTGCATGCTTTGGATATAGCGGCGTTTGCTTTCGATGCCGTTGGCATTTACTTGCCTAACCAAGCGCTGAAACTGCCTGCCTAGGTCCGTGACAGCTTGCTTTTCTCCAAGTTGTGAGGTCCAAATGTAGTGGCGCAAAAGTAGGTTCACCTTCCCTTTCTGTGGGGTAGACTTTCTTCATCATCGGGTAAACATTGTCGAGGTATCAAAATTACTGCATACTATGTGTGAATTTGTGGGTGTGGTGGGACAGTCTCAGGCTATCATCATCGGTTGAGCAAAGCAGGGGTGCCCTTACTTCTGTGCAGAAGCGCCATCTGGCCGGGCTTGTTGTCCATTTATCAGTGTGCACTGGAGGATAAGCCTCTGGACAACGAGGTGATTATGAACGCTCACCTTGAAAGCGTTTTTGTAACATATATTTTTCAGGATGGTTGTCCTGGTTGAAAAGGAATTTAAGAACGCAAAAAAACCAACCGGATAAAATACTTCCGCTTGGTTACGCTTTTTGTTGATCTTAGGTAGACCAACAGAATTTATTGTTAATAATTTTTCTTAAAAAAGGTCTTCAAGACAGACCTATCTCAGGGTCTTTTTCGTTACCTGTTTTTAAGACGATATGCAATCTCAAAAGAGGCGCGAACTTTTTTCATCGACTCCCCTAGGCAACTTCGGTAAACCATTACTATCGGAACCGAGGTTGATTTTGGGCAGACCTGCAGAATTGTTGTTACTTTTTCTTGAAGAAAGGTCTTCAAGTCATACTGCCTAACGTCCTTTTTTCTCGCCGCCTTGGTTCAAGACGATATGCAAAATCAAAAAGACGCGGACTTTTATCCACCGACTCCCCAAGATAACTTCGGTGAACGAATCAATCAGCGATTCCTCCGTCACTGTCGGAACCGGGAAAGTTCATGTATGAATTTAGAGGAGTTTTCATCACGAACCATTTCTGTTCCCAGCATCTGCATCTGGAATCACTCTTGCGAGAGTCCCTTTGCAGTTCCTCTGAGCGTAGGCTCTAGCGTTAAAATAAAAAAGATGCTATGGGAGAAGCATAGCATCTTTTAAGTGGGGTGTAAAGAGGGTATAAATTAACATTGGAACAGTGTTTGCAACCTGGGTGCCTATCTCTCTCTGAAATCAGAGTAACATCGATGGCTTTATAGGTAGCTTTGTAATTTCAATTCTTTCATCAATGATACATATGAATTGTAAGTAAGATTTCTTATTAAGTTAAAATATTAATCCGAAATTCATTTTCAGAATATTCGAAATTGTCTTGGGGTCAGACCCTTGCTGGATGAGGCTGCCTTGGCAGGCTTATCCAGGCCGAGCAGATTAGCATCTCTAAAGCTAACTAGTTCTTTTGCCTTATCATTAATTTCATTCGAGAAAGAATGCCAGTACCAAGAATACCTTCTACCTTTGACACTTTTTATAGTATCCCTTAATGCAGTATCCCACTCCGCGGACCACCCCGATACTATCAATCCATACTCATCTAATATCCTCTTAAGAATCACAGTTAAAGGCTCTGAATAACTCTCTAGTTCATCTGTAATATTCTTAAATCTTGTATCTCTATAATCACCATGAATCTTCAAGACTGTGCAATCAGCGTGTGCTAAGGGCTTCATTCCTTCTATGTCGGAATCATGGTAAAGTATTTGATACTGGACATTCAATTCATCTAATGCTTGTTCAATTAAGCGGTCAAAGTTTGTTGTAACAATTACTTTTATATACCCCTGTTTTATTAATTCCGCTATTGCTTTATGGGCTTCAGTTGGTACCTTTCTACCTTCCTCTAAGTCTTCTTCTTTAGGCTCAAAAAATTCCTTTAGTAATCCATTCCGCTCTGAAGATGTTTTTGCTAGCATACCTATTACCTCATCATATAAAGGAGCCTTGCCAAATTTCTCTTGATACCATTTAATCTCATCTTGCTCATTCGAACCTTCTACTAGCATAATTCTCCTGCATAACTCTTTTAATACACCCCATCCTGTAGGGATGCCTGCAGAAAATGATATGCCTGAACCAAGTAATAAAGCATAAACACCCTTATTAGCTTCAACGGAAAAAGATAATGACATTAATTTTTCATCCATCAAATTGCCTCCTGTTCCTTGCCTCTACAGCTCTTCATATCCAAATTCTTTAAATAATGTATTTAATCGTTGCATTATATAATCATGCGCTCTTTCAGTTACTTGAAGGTGTGACTTCTGTCTATGTGTACAAATAATTTCATTGAAATTTGACTTTGGATTTGGGTATAAATCAGCTTGGAGTTCACGAGCAAGCTCTTTAAGGGTAATTCCTTCTTTGATAGGAGCCTTCAAAAATCTCCCACTAGTTAATTCCACAAAATAAGGGTATCTACCCCTTCTATCATTTGAATTAAAAGGTGCATTATCATCAACAATACTCTTCTCATTAAATCCTGATGTATATGCATAACCTACTATTATAGGAGTACCTTTTTCTTCTTTATCCGTACTTACCATAGTCATAAACAATAAGTTTCCTTCTTTTATTCCAGAAGGTGGTTTTGAAAAAAACGTACGTTTCCTATGTTCCTTTTTCCTTCTTTCAAAATAAGTCATATGGTTAGGAATACGGTTTTCACTGTTACCTTCAAACTTCAGCCATACACCAGTGTTTCGCTTTTGAGTATGCATTTCATCCTCTTCTTTTAGCATTTCCTCTAAGATGTCCCTATCCTTTTTAATATCTAATGTGCCGTTACCATGTAAATCTAGTTTTGCTCCCCACTTAACTTGATTTGGCTGTATTGTAACTGGCGACTGATTTTTCCTAGGCTTCTTTTGTGAGTGAGCTCTTCCAGTTACAGCATCATCACAGTATAGTTTTTCTTTGGCAATTCGGTCTAAGGTTATCTCCCAATCATTATCATTCTTGATGTCATTAAGCAAGCCATCAAAATAATTATTGCACTCCTTTGAGAACTCAGGTTCATCTTTCATCAAAATACCAAACTCATGATTTTTGTAGAAACCATTGAAAGTAAAATTTGCAGAACCCATTATTACAGATTCATTATCAAAAATATAAAGCTTTGTATGGAGTCCTTGAAGTGCATACATTTTTAAGCCAGCCTTTTTTAGACACTCTAAACCAGTAATGCTGCTAACTCCTTT containing:
- a CDS encoding AAA family ATPase, with protein sequence MTSTLCQSSFSFVAEKELVIIDPLQAFLGPGIDMHRANETRPILSNLSTMAETYQTAVLVIRHLAKATGNKAIYRGMGSIDFTGAARSVLAVGKLPEPSEERVMLHLKSNLAEKGKGQAFMIAEEGLVWTGERDVDADEIMNQIPQKDGALKEVEVFLRAELSEGPKEAKEVQEKAQAHGFTTYQLRKVREKLKVRSYKPSGEEKNACWYWALP
- a CDS encoding helix-turn-helix domain-containing protein is translated as MNFHELLNSLVKRKNKSIRSLAAEANVSFGHLARLLRDPNTGVPTITVLDGLAPVLDISFTELFHVAKRLVPICEVPQGPTLFGHKWLSGEEINTLYRSLFHAVAFQHDALKSEELRRHCIAVAFQDEIFEANEEGRTFVAPEISDSALMDKYYVNTVSAIEAIPEDAVECLLVFFKLTNVDPDEFIYLINGFHPDDFTHNWDAPNLRHKLLKLSAWQKEVSAYLPEGSDATFDKYLSFWTNHYFAEKKRSAFLSKVKVQSFPDESEVEPKYEVNIHSTGKITEIVIRLPNDYAGQTTKEILALLNKRLK
- a CDS encoding tyrosine-type recombinase/integrase produces the protein MRHYIWTSQLGEKQAVTDLGRQFQRLVRQVNANGIESKRRYIQSMQLFLRWAATARGLQKIGNISNKHLRSFVEHRKAEGISDGTIINDLSAIRFYHGFIPAKERRYELVRNPLDSARLNREFGLLARKDGRSDRAWEIDEIQSMQDKAIQLGQKEIAMAIEAGWTMGLRINEMASLTCYQAQEALTSGNLMIRGKGGKHRALELRDVPLSTNARQCLQEALERTKPGKKYLFSPDGKSHVEKFKKKIKNFIANHRSSIQLADRAKSGHNLSEGEKGALTYHGLRHTFARMQIHHQESQGLHQKDARGKTSRDLGHGRIAVTSIYTAGE
- a CDS encoding SIR2 family protein, with amino-acid sequence MDEKLMSLSFSVEANKGVYALLLGSGISFSAGIPTGWGVLKELCRRIMLVEGSNEQDEIKWYQEKFGKAPLYDEVIGMLAKTSSERNGLLKEFFEPKEEDLEEGRKVPTEAHKAIAELIKQGYIKVIVTTNFDRLIEQALDELNVQYQILYHDSDIEGMKPLAHADCTVLKIHGDYRDTRFKNITDELESYSEPLTVILKRILDEYGLIVSGWSAEWDTALRDTIKSVKGRRYSWYWHSFSNEINDKAKELVSFRDANLLGLDKPAKAASSSKGLTPRQFRIF
- a CDS encoding phospholipase D family protein encodes the protein MPISFLDKNFGSMFFSLLDSTRKQIRIISPFIGYKTALALVNFIEETEIELDCVLITRFDREDFIKGVSSITGLECLKKAGLKMYALQGLHTKLYIFDNESVIMGSANFTFNGFYKNHEFGILMKDEPEFSKECNNYFDGLLNDIKNDNDWEITLDRIAKEKLYCDDAVTGRAHSQKKPRKNQSPVTIQPNQVKWGAKLDLHGNGTLDIKKDRDILEEMLKEEDEMHTQKRNTGVWLKFEGNSENRIPNHMTYFERRKKEHRKRTFFSKPPSGIKEGNLLFMTMVSTDKEEKGTPIIVGYAYTSGFNEKSIVDDNAPFNSNDRRGRYPYFVELTSGRFLKAPIKEGITLKELARELQADLYPNPKSNFNEIICTHRQKSHLQVTERAHDYIMQRLNTLFKEFGYEEL